Proteins found in one Gemmatimonadaceae bacterium genomic segment:
- a CDS encoding sugar phosphate isomerase/epimerase, producing MSDSTDRRTFLATLGAAALTLAARPQPGRVEELSLQLGSRKLKKVGLQLYTVRDAMAKDVPGTLERVAQIGYKEVEFAGYFNHSPNEIREMVAKYKLTAPSSHVPYPADHAAWEKTVDEAKIAGHQYVTIAWTPEEKRKGPDAYKHVADDFNKAGAVAKKAGLQFAYHNHDYELASTGEGALPLDVLFESTDPALVTFEMDLYWMVHGGADPLAYMKKYPGRVSMVHVKDAKADPEHTMTAVGQGSIDFPKIFAYDAAHGSHIKHAFVEHDQPADPFASITTSYEYLAKMNY from the coding sequence ATGTCCGATTCCACGGATCGACGCACATTTCTCGCGACACTTGGTGCCGCCGCATTGACTCTGGCCGCGCGACCGCAGCCGGGGCGAGTCGAGGAGCTTTCACTCCAGCTCGGTAGCCGGAAGTTGAAGAAAGTCGGCCTGCAACTCTACACCGTCCGCGACGCGATGGCGAAGGACGTGCCGGGAACGCTCGAACGCGTGGCACAGATCGGTTACAAGGAAGTGGAGTTCGCCGGCTACTTCAACCACTCGCCTAACGAGATCCGCGAGATGGTGGCGAAGTACAAGCTCACGGCGCCGTCGTCGCACGTCCCGTATCCCGCGGACCACGCGGCGTGGGAGAAGACCGTCGACGAGGCGAAGATCGCCGGCCATCAATACGTGACCATCGCGTGGACGCCGGAAGAGAAGCGGAAAGGGCCGGACGCCTACAAGCACGTCGCCGACGATTTCAACAAGGCGGGCGCGGTCGCGAAGAAGGCGGGTCTTCAGTTCGCCTATCACAACCACGACTACGAGCTCGCGTCCACGGGCGAAGGCGCGTTGCCGCTCGACGTGCTCTTCGAGAGCACGGATCCCGCGCTCGTGACTTTCGAGATGGACCTCTACTGGATGGTCCACGGCGGCGCCGATCCGCTCGCGTACATGAAGAAGTATCCGGGACGCGTATCGATGGTGCACGTCAAGGACGCGAAGGCTGATCCGGAACACACGATGACGGCAGTCGGCCAGGGGTCGATCGACTTCCCGAAGATCTTCGCCTACGACGCCGCGCACGGCTCGCACATCAAGCACGCGTTCGTCGAGCACGATCAGCCGGCGGATCCGTTCGCGTCGATCACGACGAGCTATGAGTATTTGGCGAAGATGAATTACTAA
- a CDS encoding sodium:solute symporter family protein, whose protein sequence is MDIVRQAHLAPIDYVVMAVYFAAVLAVGWLLRRLMRTSTDFFLSGRSLPPWVTGLAFISANLGAQEVLGMGASGAKYGIATSHFYWIGAIPAMVFVGLFMMPFYYGSRARSVPEYLKMRFDEKTRTLNAVSFAVMTVFSSGISMYALGKLLNLLLGWSFDASIIVAAIIVLVYILLGGLTSAIYNEVLQFFLIVFGFLPLVYLGLTAVGGWHGLSTQLAALSTSRGFAPDAYTHAWRTMGSASQNPIGVEWFGLVMGLGFVLSFGYWCTDFLVVQRAMAAESMTAARRTPLIAAFPKMFFPFLVILPGMIALVLSGTHGIGQGLIPAKLTAAGAPLLDGAGHPVLDYDLATPMLLMRLFPTGMLGLGLTALLASFMSGMAGNVTAFNTVWTYDIYQAHIRKGASDSHYLWMGRAATVAGIVLAIAAAYVASAFNNIMDLLQLVFAFVNAPLFATFFLGMFWRRSTGHGAFTGLLCGTLGAAVHHGLTLPAGAVPGIKGGYLGVIHMYPSEMSQTFWTAITAWLTCTVVTIVVSLATQPRPDKELHGLVYALTPRPRDNERHFWQRPMTLGGIVLVMTLLLNFVFF, encoded by the coding sequence ATGGACATCGTACGCCAGGCCCACCTCGCCCCGATCGACTACGTCGTGATGGCGGTGTACTTCGCCGCTGTCCTCGCGGTCGGCTGGCTGCTGCGGCGTCTGATGCGCACGAGCACGGACTTCTTTCTCTCCGGCCGGTCGCTGCCGCCGTGGGTCACGGGGCTCGCATTTATTTCCGCGAATCTGGGCGCGCAGGAGGTCCTGGGGATGGGGGCGTCCGGCGCGAAGTATGGCATTGCGACGAGCCATTTCTACTGGATCGGCGCAATCCCGGCGATGGTGTTCGTCGGCCTGTTCATGATGCCGTTTTACTATGGATCGCGCGCGCGCTCCGTCCCCGAATACCTGAAGATGCGCTTCGATGAGAAGACGCGAACATTGAATGCGGTGTCGTTCGCGGTCATGACGGTCTTCTCGTCCGGCATCTCGATGTACGCGCTTGGCAAGTTGCTGAACCTGCTCCTCGGTTGGAGCTTCGACGCGAGTATCATCGTTGCCGCGATCATCGTCCTCGTCTACATCCTGTTGGGCGGCCTTACGAGCGCCATTTATAACGAAGTGCTTCAGTTTTTCCTCATCGTATTCGGTTTCCTGCCGCTGGTGTATCTCGGGTTGACGGCCGTCGGCGGGTGGCACGGCCTCTCGACACAACTCGCCGCGCTGTCTACGTCGCGCGGGTTCGCCCCTGACGCGTACACGCACGCCTGGCGCACGATGGGGAGCGCGTCGCAGAATCCCATCGGCGTCGAATGGTTCGGGCTCGTCATGGGACTCGGATTCGTGCTGTCGTTCGGCTACTGGTGTACGGACTTCCTCGTCGTGCAGCGCGCGATGGCCGCCGAGTCGATGACGGCGGCACGGCGAACGCCGCTCATCGCCGCGTTCCCGAAGATGTTCTTCCCATTTCTTGTCATTCTCCCGGGAATGATCGCGCTGGTGCTGAGCGGTACGCACGGCATCGGTCAGGGTTTGATTCCCGCGAAGCTGACCGCGGCCGGTGCGCCGCTCCTCGATGGCGCCGGACATCCGGTGCTCGACTATGATCTCGCGACGCCAATGCTGCTGATGCGTCTCTTCCCGACAGGGATGCTCGGCCTTGGCCTAACGGCGCTGCTCGCATCCTTCATGTCGGGCATGGCGGGGAACGTCACCGCATTCAATACGGTGTGGACGTACGACATCTACCAGGCGCATATCCGGAAAGGCGCGTCCGACTCGCACTATCTCTGGATGGGCCGCGCGGCGACGGTCGCGGGCATCGTGCTCGCGATCGCGGCCGCATACGTCGCGAGCGCCTTCAATAACATCATGGATCTGTTGCAGCTTGTCTTTGCCTTTGTGAATGCGCCCCTGTTCGCCACCTTTTTCCTCGGCATGTTCTGGCGTCGCAGCACGGGACACGGCGCGTTCACTGGACTGCTCTGCGGCACGTTAGGCGCCGCAGTCCATCATGGGCTCACGTTGCCGGCGGGCGCGGTGCCAGGCATCAAGGGCGGTTACCTCGGCGTCATTCACATGTATCCGAGTGAGATGTCGCAGACGTTCTGGACCGCGATCACCGCTTGGCTGACGTGCACTGTGGTGACGATCGTCGTCAGTCTCGCGACGCAACCGCGCCCGGACAAGGAGCTTCATGGTCTCGTCTATGCACTCACGCCACGTCCACGCGACAATGAGCGCCACTTCTGGCAGCGGCCGATGACACTCGGCGGGATCGTGTTGGTGATGACGTTGTTACTGAACTTTGTATTCTTTTGA
- a CDS encoding GMC family oxidoreductase — MLGVTPDTNDQRPSTNNLKEISLVYDVCIVGSGAGGGMAAYALTKAGANVVLLEAGPSWFASRDSKMLMPSYASPRRGASTKTRPFGEFDACDGGWEIEGEPYTVAPGSKFMWWRARMLGGRTNHWGRISLRFGPRDFQGKTRDGLGEDWPIGYDDVAPYYDRVDRLIGLFGSHENLPNEPNGIFQPPPKPRCYELLVKKASDKLNVTCIPARLSIITQPLNGRLKCHYCGQCNRGCGVKANFSSPDVLIAPALATKRLTLLTSSMVREVTVGKDGLATGVSYIDKRTGEDKHVEARIVVLSASACETSRLLLNSKSSFFPQGLANGSGTVGKYLTDTTGTDLAGFIPAMADHVTHNEDGVGGMHLYMPWWLDNSKLDFPRGYHIEVWGGLYQPSAGFMGGIERYPGGGGYGKQLKQDYRKYYGATIGFSGRGEMIPNDESYLEIDPNVVDRWGIPVARFHWGWTDHEFNQVKHMHETFRALLTEMGGEIFSPMPTKEQGYNISTGGQIIHELGGARMGSDPKTSVVNANCQAHECKNLFVADGSPFVSQADKNPTWTILALSWRTADYIASQRKEGAL; from the coding sequence GTGCTCGGTGTTACACCGGACACCAATGACCAGCGACCAAGCACCAACAACCTCAAGGAGATCTCGCTCGTGTATGACGTCTGTATAGTCGGTTCTGGCGCGGGCGGCGGGATGGCTGCGTACGCGCTCACGAAAGCGGGCGCGAACGTCGTGTTGCTCGAGGCCGGACCGTCGTGGTTCGCCTCGCGCGATTCGAAGATGCTCATGCCGTCGTACGCGTCGCCAAGGCGTGGGGCGTCGACCAAGACGCGTCCCTTCGGCGAGTTCGATGCCTGCGACGGGGGTTGGGAGATCGAAGGCGAGCCCTACACGGTCGCTCCCGGATCCAAGTTCATGTGGTGGCGCGCCCGCATGCTTGGCGGACGCACGAATCACTGGGGACGCATCTCGCTCCGCTTTGGCCCGAGGGATTTCCAGGGGAAGACACGCGATGGACTCGGGGAAGACTGGCCGATCGGTTACGACGACGTCGCGCCGTACTACGACCGCGTCGACCGGCTGATCGGGCTCTTCGGCAGTCACGAGAATTTGCCTAACGAACCGAACGGCATCTTCCAGCCGCCACCGAAGCCGCGCTGTTACGAACTGCTCGTCAAGAAGGCCTCGGACAAGTTGAACGTGACCTGTATCCCGGCGCGCCTTTCGATCATCACCCAACCATTGAACGGGCGCCTCAAGTGTCACTATTGCGGCCAGTGCAACCGCGGCTGCGGCGTGAAGGCGAACTTCTCGAGCCCTGATGTCCTCATCGCCCCGGCCTTGGCGACGAAGCGCCTAACGCTGCTGACGAGCTCGATGGTGCGCGAAGTGACGGTCGGGAAGGACGGCCTGGCGACGGGCGTCTCGTATATCGACAAGCGCACGGGTGAGGACAAGCACGTCGAGGCGCGGATCGTCGTCCTCTCGGCGAGCGCGTGCGAGACGTCGCGCCTTCTCCTGAACTCGAAGTCGTCGTTCTTCCCGCAGGGTCTCGCCAACGGCAGCGGTACGGTTGGCAAGTATCTCACCGATACGACGGGCACCGACCTCGCCGGGTTCATCCCGGCGATGGCGGATCACGTCACGCATAACGAGGATGGCGTCGGCGGGATGCACCTCTACATGCCCTGGTGGTTGGATAACTCGAAACTCGACTTCCCGCGCGGCTACCACATCGAAGTGTGGGGCGGTCTGTATCAGCCGAGTGCCGGGTTCATGGGCGGGATCGAGCGGTACCCGGGCGGTGGCGGGTATGGCAAGCAGCTGAAGCAGGATTATCGCAAGTATTACGGCGCGACGATCGGCTTCTCCGGACGCGGCGAGATGATACCCAACGACGAATCGTATCTCGAGATCGACCCGAATGTCGTGGATCGTTGGGGGATACCCGTCGCGCGGTTCCACTGGGGTTGGACCGATCACGAGTTCAACCAGGTGAAGCACATGCACGAGACTTTCCGCGCGCTCCTCACCGAGATGGGCGGGGAGATCTTCTCACCGATGCCGACGAAGGAGCAGGGATACAACATCTCGACGGGTGGTCAGATCATCCACGAGCTCGGTGGCGCACGGATGGGAAGCGATCCGAAGACATCGGTCGTGAACGCGAATTGTCAGGCGCACGAGTGCAAGAACCTCTTCGTCGCGGATGGGTCGCCGTTCGTGTCGCAGGCGGACAAGAATCCGACGTGGACGATCCTC
- a CDS encoding M23 family metallopeptidase codes for MRWRLLTAFPWLLSLGCKVVIEHASDSARDTTPTDTTIVLSATRPAPESVSVTPRTTLSPGEIADSVALPPSSSDLATLSAELIIPVPGVQPSELRDTFNERRGGGSRKHEALDILAPGRTPVVSASDGRILKLHNSVDGGLMVYAADASDRFVLMYAHLDHYADGMRDGLPLRQGEVIGYVGTTGDAPANTPHLHFAIAHPKDVKLWWTGEAIDPWPLLQRSIAPR; via the coding sequence ATGCGTTGGCGTTTGCTCACTGCCTTCCCTTGGCTCCTGTCGTTAGGCTGCAAGGTCGTGATCGAGCACGCCTCGGACAGCGCGCGTGACACGACCCCGACCGACACGACGATCGTGTTGAGTGCGACGCGTCCAGCGCCGGAGTCCGTCTCCGTGACGCCGCGCACGACGCTCTCGCCTGGCGAGATTGCGGACTCGGTTGCGCTGCCGCCGTCCTCGTCGGATCTCGCGACCTTGAGCGCGGAGCTGATCATCCCCGTGCCCGGCGTGCAACCGTCCGAGCTCCGTGACACCTTCAACGAACGCCGCGGTGGAGGATCGCGGAAGCACGAGGCGCTCGACATTCTCGCGCCGGGGAGGACGCCAGTCGTTTCGGCGTCGGATGGCCGAATTCTGAAGCTGCACAATAGCGTCGATGGCGGCCTCATGGTTTACGCCGCCGACGCGAGCGACCGATTCGTCCTGATGTATGCGCACCTCGACCACTATGCGGACGGCATGCGCGACGGACTCCCCTTGCGGCAGGGTGAAGTGATCGGCTATGTGGGGACGACGGGGGATGCCCCCGCGAACACGCCGCACCTGCACTTCGCGATCGCGCATCCCAAGGACGTGAAGCTGTGGTGGACGGGCGAAGCGATCGATCCGTGGCCGTTGCTCCAACGGTCAATTGCGCCGCGGTAA